TCATATCGATCTATTTATTAATGGTTATTTATAGTAGTTCTCTCCACGGATATTGTCATGGCTGGGCATAGGCAGTTCGTCAGCAAATAAGCTATCCTCGTAGCTGTCCATCTTGTTCTCCAGTATCTGCTGTATGGTCTTGTAGTTATAAACGCCATAACCGAGTGCACGCCTGCAAGCGCTGGCCAGCCTTTCGTTACCTGCCTTACGCGCCAGGCTGAGGATACCGATACAGGAGCGGTAAGCTTGTTCCGGGTGTTGCTTCCGGTCCAGTATCTTCAGGATGTAAAGCCTCACATCCTCATGAATGGATGCCGCCCATTCCAGGAACTTATCTGGTGTCCATTCGGTCATAAAGCGGTGTGTCGAAGCCAGGTGGTCTTTATCCGTAGTATAGCTGTAAGGGCTTTTGATACGCCTGTGCATGGCAATGCGTTCGTAGTGGTAATAGACCTCTACGTTGGTGCGGGAATACAGCAGTTTGACCTTCCTGCCGATGAAGCGGTACGGTACGCTGTAGTAGTGTTTGTCGATACCAAGACAAACATGCCCGTTCTTCATTACGGTGGCCTGGTGCTGCCGTTTGAACTCATAACGTAATGCCGGTAATGGCGAGAGAGCCTGGCGTTCTATCTCCTCGAACTGGAGCTTTCTGCTGTAATTGCGGCCTTTCAGCGGCTGGCTGTTATGTGCTTCTAAAGCGGCTTTGACCGCTGTGTTCAGTTCTGCAAGGGTATGATAGGCCTCTTTGCGAACAGGTGCGTAGATACGGCTGTAAACGATCTTAACAGCTCCTTCTACCAGTGCTTTGTCGCGAGGGCGGTACGCCCTCGCTGGTAAGATGGTCGTTCCGTAATGGTCGGCAAAGTCGGCAAAGGTCTCGTTCAGTGTTGGCTCATAGCGGTTGCTTTTGGTAACGGCAGCCTTCAGGTTGTCGGGAACGATGGCGGCAGGTACGCCGCCATAAAAGTGCAGGGCATTCTCGCAGGCTGCTATAAAGTCTTCTTTCTGCTGGCTCAGCACAGCTTCTACGTAAGTTAGCTGACTGGCACCAAGGATAGCAACGAACACCTCGGCCTCGATGACCTCACCGGTATCCTTGTCCGTTATGCTTAGCTTTTCACCGGCAAAGTCCACATACAGCTTATCACCGGCTTTATGATCCAGGTGCATCGTGGGGTTCACGCGGGCTTTCCACTGGTTGTAATAAAAGCAGAACTGGGTGTACTTGAACCCGTCAGGGAACTCTTTGATATAAGCTTCCCACAGGATGCGGCGGTTCATGCCGACACGCTTTAACTCTTTATCTATCTGCGGGAAACAGCGCTGCAGGGCCACCATGCGCTTGTCCGGGGGGCGTTCACTGCTTTTGCCAAAGAAGTCCTCCAGCTCTTTATCATTAAGGGTATTGATCTCTTCGAACGTAAAGCCGCTGGCATCGAACGCAACAAGGTACTTCTTTGCGGTATTGCGTGACACGCCGGACTGGGCCGCTATCGATAGCTTGCTGCGGCCCTGGCTGTACATCCTTAGGATCTGTCTTATCTTACTCATGCTTATCGTAGTGTTGGCCATTAGTGAAGTTGTTAAACCTCAAAAATAGGCCTGCTTCTACAGCATAAGTGGCTCGTTCGGGGTGGTCACTTTCCCGCGGAATCAGGTGGTCACTTTCCCGCGGAATCAGGTGGTCAATATCAGCGAATTCTCCACAATGAGTTATCATTCGCCCCTTTGCACGTATAAAATGCACTTTCGCAGAAAAAGAGTAATATCCAATTTTAGGAGAAGAACAGCTATTCCCATAATCTAAAGCCGATATTCAACAAAAAGTAATTTCAAACTAAGCCATTAAAAACCCAGTAAAGATGAATAGTTCGCAAAATTACAGAAATTTCACCGAGACCCCTCTCGGTAAAAATTGAATATGATCAACTTGAATGTAAGCGCCTTAGTGATCCTGACCAAACCGGTTGGAGCGGATATGGCCGATCAGGGGGAAGGACGTATTATGAATATGGCCTCACTATGATCATTTTTTCCCTTCCCCTACTATTCGATCTATTCGGCTACCAAAGCTTTCGTCATTGCTTTTAGCCAGAAGGTAGCAGCAGAACTGCGTGAAAGGGGCGTCATTGTTACCGCACTTTGCCCGGGACAGGTAGACACACTGTTCAATACTCCCGAAATGCTGTCGACCAATGCCTATCGGACGAATAAACCTGAAAGTGCTGAAAGGGTGGCGAACGCTGGGGTGGAATTATTTTTAAACGGCAGGGAAATCAGGGTGGTCGGCTGGAAAAACCGGTTGATCGCCAAACTACCCCTTATTACACCGGGAGGTATCCTGATGAAGATCAAAATGAATTTAGCAAGTCCTCAACCCTTAAAACCAAAGATATGATCTATTTTATCCAGCAACTCAAGTTCAGAAAAGAGGCGCTATTTTATTTCAGCGCTGTATGCCTGCTGTCGGGTATTATTTTTCTTGTTTTATCACAAGTACCCAATATTCGCGTCATGGACAGCAATGCCTGGTCCAAGCCCGCAAAATTCGCCCTTTCAATTTGCCTGTATGTTTCTACCAAGGCCTGGTTTGTGGCTTACCTGACCGGTCTTGAAGTCAGAATGTTCAATTACGCAGTGATTTTGTTATTGGGGTTCGAACTCGTTTATATCGCTGTACAGGCTGGCCGCGGACAATTATCTCACTATAACATGAGCACGACTACTTATGCCGTTTTGTTCCGGCTGATGGGTATTGCCGCAGCTTTTATTGCCTTGTAAACGGGCTACATTGCGATCCTGTTTTTGATCGGTGATTTTCCCGATCTTTCTGATCATTATCTATGGAGCATCAGGATCAGCCTGATCCTGTTTGTGATCTTCTCATTAGAAGGAGCCGTAATGGGTGCGCGGATGAGTCATACTATTGGTGGGCCCGACGGCGGGCCAGGGCTGGCATTCCTGAACTGGAGTTAAAAATTCGGCGACCCGCGTATCGCTCATTCGTGGG
The sequence above is a segment of the Mucilaginibacter celer genome. Coding sequences within it:
- the istA gene encoding IS21 family transposase — translated: MSKIRQILRMYSQGRSKLSIAAQSGVSRNTAKKYLVAFDASGFTFEEINTLNDKELEDFFGKSSERPPDKRMVALQRCFPQIDKELKRVGMNRRILWEAYIKEFPDGFKYTQFCFYYNQWKARVNPTMHLDHKAGDKLYVDFAGEKLSITDKDTGEVIEAEVFVAILGASQLTYVEAVLSQQKEDFIAACENALHFYGGVPAAIVPDNLKAAVTKSNRYEPTLNETFADFADHYGTTILPARAYRPRDKALVEGAVKIVYSRIYAPVRKEAYHTLAELNTAVKAALEAHNSQPLKGRNYSRKLQFEEIERQALSPLPALRYEFKRQHQATVMKNGHVCLGIDKHYYSVPYRFIGRKVKLLYSRTNVEVYYHYERIAMHRRIKSPYSYTTDKDHLASTHRFMTEWTPDKFLEWAASIHEDVRLYILKILDRKQHPEQAYRSCIGILSLARKAGNERLASACRRALGYGVYNYKTIQQILENKMDSYEDSLFADELPMPSHDNIRGENYYK